A single window of Candidatus Methylomirabilis tolerans DNA harbors:
- a CDS encoding Arc family DNA-binding protein, with protein sequence MPVTLSIKDVPDQIADQLRARAARHHRSLQGELMVILEHSLGQPPQLTPAELLARVRASGLRTPAESSKVIRRDRDERSRR encoded by the coding sequence ATGCCGGTCACTCTTTCTATCAAGGATGTGCCTGATCAGATCGCGGATCAGCTTCGTGCGCGTGCGGCACGTCATCACCGTTCGCTGCAAGGGGAACTTATGGTTATCCTGGAACACAGTCTCGGACAACCGCCACAACTAACCCCCGCCGAATTGCTTGCTCGTGTGCGGGCATCCGGGTTGCGGACACCTGCCGAATCATCAAAGGTGATACGGCGGGATAGAGATGAACGTTCGCGTCGTTGA
- a CDS encoding type II toxin-antitoxin system VapC family toxin — protein sequence MNVRVVDASALGALVFGEPEATKIAAQLSDGLLTAPALLPFELASICLKKIRAHPTQGTLIQEAFELAGQMAIKTVEVDHSRVVALANDYDLTTYDASYLWLARELRAELVSLDTRLLKAMKRGVWRKTRGK from the coding sequence ATGAACGTTCGCGTCGTTGATGCCTCGGCATTGGGGGCCCTGGTCTTTGGAGAGCCTGAGGCAACAAAGATCGCCGCTCAGCTCTCGGATGGGCTGCTGACTGCTCCCGCGCTGCTGCCTTTCGAGTTGGCAAGCATATGCCTGAAGAAAATCAGGGCCCATCCAACGCAGGGGACCTTGATTCAGGAGGCCTTTGAGTTGGCGGGGCAGATGGCCATTAAGACCGTCGAAGTAGATCATTCGCGCGTTGTCGCATTGGCGAACGACTACGATCTTACCACGTACGATGCAAGTTACCTCTGGTTGGCTCGGGAGTTGCGCGCCGAGTTGGTCAGTTTGGACACTAGACTGCTCAAGGCGATGAAGAGGGGCGTGTGGCGGAAGACGAGGGGCAAGTAG
- a CDS encoding AAA family ATPase, translated as MSCMIQRDRELATLRGMLRRHPAVGIIGAGQVGKTTLARILMRGESQPIHLFDLESPEDLARLAEPTLALKPLRGLVVIDEIQPLR; from the coding sequence ATGTCGTGCATGATTCAACGTGATCGGGAACTGGCGACGCTGCGCGGAATGCTTCGGCGTCACCCGGCGGTGGGCATCATTGGCGCAGGGCAGGTTGGCAAGACAACCCTTGCACGCATACTGATGCGGGGCGAATCCCAACCAATACACCTCTTTGATCTGGAGAGCCCCGAGGACCTGGCTCGCCTCGCCGAGCCGACACTGGCCCTCAAGCCATTGAGGGGACTGGTCGTCATCGATGAGATCCAGCCGCTCAGGTAG
- a CDS encoding arylsulfatase: MKHIARYAAIVGLAVGAVFVGTAWAQITLPPPEPPFKGKIGRTYKESQPDKILITKSPDGAPNILVVLIDDAGFGSWSTFGGQIPTPNLDRLAQGGLSYTRFHTTALCSPTRAALLTGRNHHSVGTGVITEMGTAYPGYSGLTPKSAAMVSEILRQNGYSTAFIGKNHNVPDWETSVSGPFDRWPGLQGFDHFYGFIGGEANQWAPGVYRDHQRVEMEIPKGREGRYTLNDSLADETINYIYQQKSVTPDRPFFVYYAPGATHAPHHVPKEWLSKFKGQFDQGWDQYREETWQRQLKLGVIPSDTKLTPRPKEIPAYDSLTPDQKRVAARLMEAFAAYTAQTDYEVGRVFEAIEQIGQMNNTLIFWIIGDNGASMEGTPFGAFNELAALGGIPEDPAYVLQHLDEIGGPKAYNHFPVGWAWAMNTPFQWGKQVASHFGGTRNPMVIAWPDRIKQRGIRTQFHHVIDIVPTILEAAKIPAPTEVGGVKQKPIEGVSMMYSFDQANAEGTRTVQYFELLGNRGIYKGGWFAAVRHGRLPWVTGIGSSVSFDQDKWELYDLTRDFSQSDDLAAKHPRKLEELQQAFWVEAEKYQVLPLDDRLAERFNPVLRPSVIEGRTVFTYYSGARIADSSAAPTQNRSHTITAYLNIPKGGADGVLVAAGGVVGGFSIYVKDGRPIYEYRMTPVPTKVTSAEPLAPGPNVVRMEFRYDGGGLGKGGTVSLFVNDRKVAAGRLDATIWVGKYSADETFDIGEDSGSPVSGDYASPNRFTGTIKKVVIDSAPATLTATDRQNIQDMQRAANLARE, from the coding sequence ATGAAACACATTGCGCGATATGCAGCAATTGTTGGGCTGGCGGTCGGCGCCGTATTCGTCGGAACCGCCTGGGCGCAAATCACTCTTCCGCCTCCGGAGCCTCCGTTCAAGGGGAAGATCGGGCGTACGTACAAGGAATCGCAGCCCGATAAGATTCTGATCACCAAGTCGCCCGACGGGGCTCCCAACATCCTGGTCGTGCTCATTGATGATGCCGGCTTCGGTTCGTGGAGCACCTTCGGCGGCCAGATTCCCACACCCAACCTGGACCGCCTGGCACAAGGGGGGCTGAGTTATACGCGCTTCCACACGACGGCTCTTTGCTCGCCTACTCGCGCGGCGTTGCTGACCGGACGCAACCATCACTCGGTCGGCACCGGCGTGATCACGGAGATGGGGACAGCCTATCCGGGCTATAGCGGCCTCACCCCAAAGAGCGCGGCGATGGTCTCGGAAATCCTGCGCCAGAACGGCTACAGCACCGCGTTCATCGGCAAGAACCACAACGTACCCGACTGGGAAACGAGCGTATCGGGACCATTCGACCGCTGGCCTGGGCTGCAAGGGTTCGATCATTTCTACGGCTTCATCGGCGGGGAAGCGAACCAGTGGGCGCCGGGCGTTTATCGCGACCACCAGCGGGTGGAGATGGAAATCCCGAAAGGACGGGAAGGGCGTTACACGCTCAACGATTCACTAGCGGACGAGACCATCAACTACATCTACCAGCAGAAGTCGGTTACTCCGGACCGGCCGTTCTTCGTCTATTACGCGCCCGGCGCCACGCATGCCCCGCATCATGTGCCCAAAGAGTGGCTGAGCAAGTTCAAAGGGCAATTCGACCAGGGCTGGGACCAATACCGGGAGGAGACCTGGCAGCGACAGCTCAAGCTGGGCGTCATCCCGTCCGACACGAAGCTAACGCCGCGGCCCAAGGAGATCCCGGCCTACGATTCGCTGACGCCCGACCAAAAGCGGGTCGCCGCGCGGCTGATGGAGGCGTTCGCGGCGTACACCGCGCAGACCGATTACGAGGTGGGCCGCGTCTTCGAAGCCATCGAGCAGATCGGCCAAATGAACAACACGCTCATCTTCTGGATCATTGGCGACAACGGTGCGTCCATGGAAGGCACGCCCTTCGGCGCGTTCAACGAGCTGGCGGCCTTGGGCGGCATCCCTGAGGATCCGGCTTACGTGCTGCAGCACCTGGACGAGATCGGCGGGCCGAAGGCTTATAACCACTTCCCTGTGGGCTGGGCCTGGGCCATGAATACACCCTTCCAGTGGGGCAAGCAGGTCGCCTCGCATTTCGGCGGCACGCGCAATCCGATGGTGATCGCCTGGCCCGATCGCATCAAGCAGCGCGGCATCCGTACCCAGTTCCATCATGTGATCGACATCGTGCCCACCATCCTCGAGGCGGCGAAGATTCCGGCACCAACCGAAGTCGGCGGCGTGAAGCAGAAGCCTATCGAGGGCGTGAGCATGATGTATAGTTTCGACCAGGCGAACGCCGAAGGCACGCGTACGGTGCAGTACTTCGAGTTGCTCGGTAACCGCGGAATCTATAAGGGCGGCTGGTTCGCCGCCGTGCGGCATGGCCGCCTTCCCTGGGTCACCGGGATCGGCTCCTCCGTGAGCTTCGATCAGGACAAGTGGGAGCTTTACGACCTCACGCGCGACTTCAGCCAATCCGACGACCTGGCCGCGAAGCATCCGAGAAAACTCGAGGAGCTTCAGCAGGCGTTCTGGGTCGAGGCGGAGAAATACCAGGTGCTTCCCTTGGACGATCGGTTGGCTGAACGCTTCAATCCTGTGCTGCGCCCCAGCGTGATCGAGGGCCGAACCGTCTTCACCTACTATTCCGGCGCGCGCATCGCGGACAGTTCCGCCGCGCCGACCCAGAACCGGTCGCACACTATCACCGCCTACTTGAACATTCCCAAGGGCGGGGCGGACGGCGTGCTGGTGGCCGCCGGGGGAGTCGTGGGCGGCTTTTCTATTTATGTCAAGGACGGACGCCCCATCTACGAATACCGGATGACGCCGGTTCCCACGAAGGTGACCAGCGCCGAGCCGCTGGCGCCGGGGCCGAATGTGGTGCGCATGGAATTCCGCTATGACGGAGGCGGTCTGGGCAAGGGCGGCACGGTGTCGCTGTTCGTCAACGACAGGAAGGTTGCCGCCGGACGCCTCGACGCGACCATCTGGGTGGGGAAGTACTCGGCGGACGAGACCTTCGATATCGGCGAAGACTCAGGCTCGCCCGTCAGCGGCGACTACGCGTCGCCCAACCGCTTCACCGGCACGATCAAGAAAGTGGTGATTGACTCCGCGCCGGCCACACTCACTGCTACTGACCGGCAAAATATCCAAGACATGCAGCGGGCCGCCAATCTCGCGAGGGAGTAG
- a CDS encoding DUF3313 domain-containing protein produces the protein MHKRVIYSHQDVKSKRNPAMKLSGIGLGGAAMDAEVVDSASGERLAAVVDSQSGGRLGIVAGLQTYGHARQVMDGWAERFVKRLDTIHGSAK, from the coding sequence ATGCATAAACGTGTAATCTATTCGCATCAAGATGTCAAGAGCAAGCGCAATCCCGCGATGAAGTTGTCGGGTATCGGGCTCGGGGGTGCGGCGATGGATGCGGAGGTGGTGGATTCAGCCTCGGGGGAACGGCTTGCAGCGGTGGTGGACTCGCAATCGGGCGGGCGACTCGGGATCGTCGCCGGTCTGCAAACCTACGGTCATGCCAGGCAGGTCATGGACGGATGGGCCGAGCGATTCGTGAAGCGCCTGGATACCATCCACGGCTCTGCGAAGTGA
- a CDS encoding DUF4136 domain-containing protein: MRTLTKALVLGLIVFATGCAPSVTVKLDYDKEADFAALKTFSWLPMPVNPAASVKEALERNSLMDKRIRRAVEAQLTAKGYQVNVTHSDFMVTYHIGVEDKIAVTDWGYGYGWRGPSRVDVYQYQQGTLILDVIDSKSKQLIWRSVAQGVIDPSAPIEKREQRLNDVVTKMLADFPLAGK; encoded by the coding sequence ATGCGAACTCTTACCAAAGCTCTCGTACTCGGTTTGATAGTTTTCGCGACGGGCTGCGCTCCGTCCGTTACGGTGAAACTTGATTACGACAAAGAAGCCGACTTCGCGGCGCTGAAGACCTTTTCCTGGTTGCCAATGCCGGTCAATCCGGCGGCCAGCGTCAAAGAGGCCTTGGAGCGCAACAGTCTGATGGACAAACGCATTCGGCGTGCGGTGGAGGCACAGTTGACCGCCAAGGGCTATCAAGTGAACGTCACCCATTCGGACTTTATGGTTACCTATCACATCGGCGTAGAGGATAAAATCGCCGTAACCGATTGGGGCTATGGCTATGGCTGGAGAGGGCCCTCAAGGGTTGACGTGTATCAATACCAGCAGGGTACGTTGATCCTGGACGTTATTGACTCGAAAAGCAAGCAGCTCATCTGGCGCAGTGTCGCGCAAGGCGTTATCGATCCCTCCGCCCCCATCGAGAAGCGCGAACAACGGCTTAACGACGTCGTAACAAAAATGTTGGCGGATTTTCCCCTTGCGGGAAAATGA
- a CDS encoding tetratricopeptide repeat protein, giving the protein MLAVLATVVGYQRGEALPPSGAPTFVGLAKCAGCHQKEANAYRGSDHARAMQPANEQTVLGDFANARFTHRGVTSTFFRRDGKFFVHTDGPKGKLRDFEVTHTFGITPLQQYLVPFPDGRLQALGMAWDTRPKAQGGQRWFHLYPKETLRPSDPLHWTGREQTWNYQCAECHSTDLRKNFDAAQNRYATTWAELTVSCEACHGPGSAHVAWAEKRPSGAPKAPSGTTGFVVRLGRDEGSWVMKDRQHGIAEWSGAPRSTAEVDACARCHARRRPITDPYPYGRPFLDTHVPALLDTVLYHADGQILEEVFEYGSFVQSRMFRRGVTCSDCHEPHGLGLRAAGNGVCAQCHLTAKFDTPDHHRHKPGSDAARCVTCHMPERTYMVVDPRRDHSFQVPRPDLSAAVGTPNVCSRCHRDRPPKWAAKQIVRWYGPASHARRPHFAPALDAGRRGLVTAGKALAVVATDQDQPGIARATALALLPEYRSPASLPAVETAINDVDPLVRSTALAAIETLPPTEQVRLAAPGLRDPVRAVRLAAAHALAGVPRQTLSAEQQANFDSTLAELIASETVNADRPEAHLNLANLYMRLGRAADAEAELRTALALDPRFVPALVNLADLLRALGRDADGERALERALRVAPDSAETLHALGLLRVRQGRRAEAVALLRRAAQRQPDSTRFAYVYAVALYGTGDPAGAIAVLEETHKRRPADRDVLTALVSYLRERGDSRGALRYAERLATLTPGDREVRSLVESLRRQAGGTSP; this is encoded by the coding sequence GTGCTGGCAGTCCTCGCTACGGTAGTCGGCTACCAGCGGGGTGAGGCGCTCCCGCCGAGCGGGGCGCCGACATTCGTTGGTCTCGCAAAGTGCGCAGGTTGCCACCAGAAGGAGGCGAATGCCTACCGAGGGTCGGACCATGCTCGGGCCATGCAGCCTGCGAACGAACAGACGGTGCTCGGCGACTTCGCCAACGCGCGATTCACGCATCGCGGGGTGACGTCTACCTTCTTCCGCCGGGACGGCAAGTTCTTCGTCCATACGGATGGCCCCAAAGGAAAGTTGCGCGACTTCGAGGTCACCCATACCTTTGGAATAACGCCGCTCCAGCAGTACCTCGTGCCGTTCCCGGACGGGCGGCTTCAGGCGCTCGGCATGGCCTGGGACACACGGCCGAAGGCCCAGGGCGGCCAGCGCTGGTTCCACCTCTATCCCAAAGAGACGCTCAGGCCATCGGACCCGCTGCACTGGACGGGGCGGGAGCAGACCTGGAACTACCAGTGCGCGGAGTGTCACTCGACCGACCTGCGGAAGAACTTCGATGCGGCGCAGAATCGGTATGCCACAACCTGGGCCGAGCTGACCGTGTCGTGCGAGGCCTGCCACGGGCCGGGCTCGGCGCACGTGGCGTGGGCCGAGAAGCGCCCGTCAGGCGCGCCCAAGGCCCCGTCCGGCACTACAGGCTTTGTGGTGCGGCTTGGCCGCGACGAGGGAAGTTGGGTGATGAAGGATAGGCAGCACGGTATCGCAGAATGGAGTGGGGCGCCACGCTCGACGGCCGAGGTAGATGCATGCGCCCGGTGCCACGCTCGACGCCGTCCCATCACGGACCCGTATCCGTATGGCCGCCCTTTCCTTGATACCCACGTACCGGCGCTCCTCGATACTGTGCTCTATCACGCTGATGGCCAGATTCTGGAAGAGGTCTTTGAGTACGGATCGTTCGTTCAGAGCCGAATGTTCCGGCGCGGCGTGACCTGTTCGGACTGTCATGAGCCGCATGGCCTCGGTCTCCGCGCGGCAGGTAACGGCGTGTGCGCGCAGTGCCACCTGACCGCCAAGTTCGACACCCCGGACCACCACCGCCACAAGCCGGGTTCGGACGCCGCCCGCTGCGTGACATGCCACATGCCGGAGCGTACGTACATGGTGGTGGACCCGCGCCGGGACCATAGCTTTCAAGTCCCGCGGCCGGACCTCTCGGCTGCGGTCGGCACGCCCAATGTGTGCTCGAGGTGCCACCGGGACCGGCCCCCCAAATGGGCAGCGAAGCAGATTGTGAGATGGTACGGCCCGGCGAGCCATGCACGGCGGCCGCACTTCGCGCCTGCGCTCGACGCCGGACGCCGCGGCCTCGTGACCGCCGGGAAGGCGCTTGCCGTGGTCGCCACCGACCAGGACCAGCCCGGCATCGCGCGCGCGACGGCGCTCGCGCTGCTCCCTGAGTACCGGAGCCCAGCATCGCTCCCCGCGGTCGAGACGGCGATAAATGATGTTGATCCTCTGGTGCGATCCACGGCGCTGGCTGCGATCGAGACGCTCCCGCCGACGGAGCAAGTGCGGCTTGCCGCCCCAGGGCTCCGTGATCCCGTACGAGCGGTGCGCCTGGCGGCGGCCCATGCGCTGGCCGGAGTCCCGCGGCAGACGCTCTCTGCCGAGCAGCAGGCCAACTTCGATTCGACCCTCGCAGAGCTCATCGCCTCGGAGACGGTCAACGCCGACCGTCCGGAGGCGCACCTGAATCTGGCCAATCTCTATATGCGACTCGGCCGGGCGGCCGATGCCGAGGCCGAACTCCGCACCGCGCTCGCGCTCGACCCACGCTTTGTCCCGGCCCTCGTCAACCTGGCTGATCTCCTCCGGGCACTGGGGCGCGATGCCGACGGCGAGCGCGCCCTGGAACGAGCGCTCCGGGTCGCCCCCGACAGCGCCGAAACGCTCCATGCGCTTGGTCTGCTTCGGGTGCGACAAGGCCGCCGCGCGGAGGCGGTGGCTCTCCTGCGCCGGGCGGCACAGCGTCAGCCGGACTCCACGCGGTTCGCGTACGTCTATGCGGTTGCCCTCTATGGGACGGGTGATCCCGCCGGGGCTATTGCGGTACTTGAGGAGACTCATAAGCGGCGACCGGCCGACCGGGACGTCCTGACCGCGCTGGTGAGCTACCTCCGGGAACGCGGGGATAGCAGAGGCGCACTTCGCTACGCCGAACGGCTCGCCACATTGACGCCCGGTGACCGCGAGGTACGGAGTCTGGTAGAGTCGCTACGTCGCCAAGCCGGCGGCACTTCCCCTTGA
- a CDS encoding HigA family addiction module antidote protein, with protein sequence MPGIPIHPSERLAEELTALNMSAVELARHLSVPTNRITEILNSRRAITGDTALRLAHFFGTSAQFWLNLQGLYELRLAEQKAGKQIKALPTLKHRKTRIGPRHQPVHP encoded by the coding sequence ATGCCAGGCATCCCCATCCATCCCAGTGAGCGTCTCGCCGAAGAACTGACAGCGCTCAACATGAGCGCCGTCGAGCTTGCGCGCCACCTCAGCGTCCCGACTAACCGCATCACCGAAATACTCAACAGCCGGCGCGCTATCACGGGGGACACCGCCCTGCGTCTCGCACATTTCTTCGGAACCAGCGCACAGTTTTGGCTGAACCTTCAGGGCCTCTACGAGTTGCGTCTCGCCGAGCAGAAGGCCGGAAAACAGATCAAGGCGCTTCCGACTCTCAAGCACCGCAAGACCAGGATCGGACCGCGCCACCAACCTGTCCATCCCTGA
- a CDS encoding Crp/Fnr family transcriptional regulator, whose product MLSEQLKAIPYFQDLDARALEGIRANVFEVQLQKGELLFTEGEPAEAMYVVRSGKVKIFKLSPDGREQVLRIAEAGDCFNEVPIFDGGPNPANAQAAEPAALWGIRREAMRRLVEKYPAIAIGFLKAFAGKLRYFTRKVEDLSFRSVTSRVAKYLLEMAEDDGSGGLRLKQQSTQQEMASVVGTAREMIGRAFKALEKEGAITFDRHGVVIVSRAALIRLL is encoded by the coding sequence ATGTTGTCGGAGCAGTTGAAGGCGATTCCGTATTTTCAGGACCTCGATGCGCGGGCGCTGGAGGGTATTCGGGCCAACGTCTTTGAGGTACAGTTACAGAAGGGAGAACTCCTGTTTACAGAAGGGGAGCCGGCCGAGGCGATGTACGTGGTTCGATCCGGCAAGGTCAAGATCTTTAAGCTGTCCCCGGACGGGCGTGAGCAGGTCCTTCGGATTGCAGAGGCCGGCGATTGCTTCAATGAGGTCCCGATCTTCGACGGCGGGCCGAACCCCGCCAACGCTCAGGCGGCGGAGCCGGCGGCGCTGTGGGGTATCCGGCGGGAAGCGATGCGGCGTCTGGTCGAGAAGTACCCGGCGATTGCGATCGGTTTTCTTAAGGCGTTTGCGGGAAAGCTCCGCTACTTTACCCGCAAGGTGGAGGACCTGTCGTTTCGCAGCGTGACCAGCCGTGTGGCGAAGTACCTCCTGGAGATGGCCGAAGATGACGGGAGCGGCGGGCTGCGCCTGAAGCAACAGTCCACGCAACAGGAGATGGCGTCCGTTGTAGGAACGGCCCGCGAGATGATCGGCCGGGCCTTCAAGGCCCTGGAAAAGGAGGGCGCCATCACGTTTGATCGCCACGGGGTTGTGATTGTGAGCCGGGCCGCCCTGATCCGCCTGCTCTGA
- a CDS encoding DUF2249 domain-containing protein, with translation MMNESSCHGEGASIPEALRNVPDDRRVVLDVRDQVRAGQEPFQRIMQSVMSLKDDQVFVLYNIFEPIPLYGVMAQRGFTHWTQKRGPEDWCITFYRADAQAAAAPAPAAASRPTEPVGDAIVVDARGLEPPQPMAKILENLPRIAAGGHILAMTDRRPMLLYPKLEERGFSFSTEETTHGWFETRIWK, from the coding sequence ATGATGAACGAGAGCAGTTGTCACGGTGAGGGCGCGTCGATCCCTGAGGCGCTTCGGAATGTACCCGATGATCGTCGGGTGGTCCTGGATGTTCGCGACCAGGTACGGGCGGGACAGGAGCCGTTTCAGCGGATCATGCAGTCCGTTATGTCGCTCAAGGACGATCAGGTGTTTGTCCTCTACAATATCTTTGAGCCGATCCCGCTGTATGGCGTGATGGCGCAGCGCGGCTTTACGCACTGGACACAGAAGCGCGGTCCCGAAGACTGGTGTATCACCTTCTATCGGGCCGACGCACAGGCCGCGGCCGCTCCGGCGCCTGCCGCCGCATCGAGGCCGACGGAGCCCGTCGGGGATGCCATTGTCGTGGATGCGCGCGGACTGGAGCCGCCGCAGCCGATGGCGAAGATCCTGGAGAATCTTCCCCGGATCGCGGCAGGCGGACATATCCTGGCCATGACCGATCGGCGGCCGATGCTGCTCTATCCGAAACTTGAGGAGCGGGGCTTCAGCTTTTCCACCGAAGAGACGACGCATGGTTGGTTCGAAACCCGCATCTGGAAGTAG
- a CDS encoding cbb3-type cytochrome c oxidase subunit I → MVGSKPASGSSAAPARQPSLWVPLRYFVTAQAAFVAALLWAPWQVDNLLDFYYQGNGLALTHLLTLGWITMTVMGASFQLVPVALETTLWSERLAGWQYWIMVLGVTLMVSHFWIGHHHGVAIGAGLVLIAITLFLINMGRTLWQLPRWDIIGQHVAAALVYLASTVVMGNLMALDKMFDFLGGQILRTIHAHAHLAGIGWVTMMIFGASYKLIPMFSLSELRNERPAYWEFWLLQAGLAGLYVTLLLHSSWAALFALLIAAAVGLFLRTMRDVLRTRRRPRLDWGLQHSVSAMIMLILLTILGLWLSTGWVSSDEFAARLAFGYGVLALLGWISVTIIGMMYKIIPFLVWHHRYSDLVGLRPVPAATQLLGESMPRIEYWLLHAGIAMTVAGVIFASGLLLQVGTLVLALAGLTFAVAVCRIYRHLVPRLTPLPEAQTAGA, encoded by the coding sequence ATGGTTGGTTCGAAACCCGCATCTGGAAGTAGCGCCGCCCCGGCCAGACAGCCATCCCTCTGGGTGCCGTTGCGCTATTTTGTCACGGCGCAGGCCGCGTTTGTCGCCGCCCTGCTGTGGGCGCCGTGGCAGGTCGACAATTTGCTGGACTTCTACTATCAGGGAAACGGCCTCGCTCTCACCCACCTGCTGACGCTTGGGTGGATCACGATGACGGTCATGGGGGCGTCATTCCAATTGGTGCCGGTTGCCCTGGAGACCACGCTGTGGAGTGAGCGTCTGGCCGGCTGGCAGTACTGGATCATGGTGCTCGGCGTCACGCTGATGGTGAGCCATTTCTGGATCGGGCATCACCATGGCGTTGCGATCGGCGCAGGTCTGGTGCTGATTGCCATCACACTCTTCCTGATTAATATGGGGCGCACGCTGTGGCAGCTCCCCCGCTGGGACATTATCGGGCAACACGTGGCGGCGGCGCTGGTCTACCTGGCCTCCACGGTAGTCATGGGGAATCTCATGGCGCTCGACAAGATGTTCGACTTTCTGGGAGGTCAAATCCTGCGCACGATCCACGCGCACGCCCACCTGGCCGGTATCGGCTGGGTCACCATGATGATCTTCGGGGCGAGCTACAAGCTGATCCCCATGTTCAGCCTGAGTGAGCTTCGCAATGAGCGGCCGGCCTACTGGGAGTTCTGGCTGCTCCAGGCCGGTCTTGCCGGTCTGTACGTGACGCTGCTGCTGCACAGTTCGTGGGCTGCGCTGTTTGCCCTCCTGATCGCCGCAGCGGTGGGCCTGTTTCTCCGGACGATGCGTGATGTCCTGCGGACGCGCCGACGCCCGCGACTGGACTGGGGGCTGCAGCATTCCGTCAGCGCCATGATCATGCTGATATTGCTGACGATCCTGGGGCTGTGGCTGAGCACCGGTTGGGTCTCGAGCGATGAGTTTGCCGCCCGGCTGGCCTTCGGCTATGGGGTGCTCGCGCTTCTGGGCTGGATTTCCGTCACGATTATCGGTATGATGTACAAGATTATCCCATTCCTGGTCTGGCACCACCGTTACAGCGACCTCGTAGGGCTTCGGCCGGTTCCGGCCGCCACCCAGCTCCTTGGCGAGTCAATGCCTCGAATAGAGTACTGGCTGCTTCATGCGGGCATCGCGATGACCGTGGCCGGAGTGATCTTTGCGTCCGGGCTGCTCCTCCAGGTGGGGACCCTCGTGTTGGCCCTGGCGGGTCTTACGTTCGCCGTCGCCGTCTGCCGGATCTACCGTCACCTGGTTCCCAGGCTGACGCCTCTTCCCGAGGCGCAAACCGCGGGAGCCTAA
- a CDS encoding metal-sulfur cluster assembly factor translates to MTQPETSSITEEQIYNTLRKLIDPELGVNIVDLGLVYDVQIDGGQIGIRMTLTTRGCPMHASFVQAVDRAVREIHGVTGVTVEIVWEPAWNPDMISPEGKQALSGMGRGGPAW, encoded by the coding sequence ATGACGCAACCGGAAACATCATCAATAACTGAAGAGCAGATCTACAACACGCTCCGGAAGCTGATCGACCCGGAGCTGGGGGTGAATATCGTCGATCTGGGCCTCGTCTACGATGTGCAGATCGATGGCGGGCAGATCGGCATCCGCATGACCCTCACCACGCGCGGCTGCCCTATGCACGCCAGCTTCGTCCAGGCGGTTGATCGCGCCGTTCGAGAGATACACGGCGTCACCGGCGTCACCGTCGAGATCGTATGGGAACCTGCGTGGAATCCGGACATGATCTCGCCTGAGGGCAAGCAAGCCCTGTCCGGCATGGGACGGGGGGGACCAGCATGGTAA